In the Penaeus chinensis breed Huanghai No. 1 chromosome 31, ASM1920278v2, whole genome shotgun sequence genome, one interval contains:
- the LOC125042107 gene encoding uncharacterized protein LOC125042107 translates to MYNKMLLNRIKPYLEKIFRTNQNGFREGRSTIGQILTLRKVIEEVQINNIPAVLAFIHQQRKIISNTGIYGIPQTLGAMKSAYVNTTAQVITEDDNTDFFNIEAGVLQGDTLAPYLFIIMVDYIMRKSTNGAENLGLTLRKDTDFADDIALLSDTTDDAQNLLTLVVEAAENVGLNINEDTAEYMTYNIKSSTKLEANGKPLKKVNYFKYLGSWVDSSPRDMKIRKTSMDGNT, encoded by the coding sequence ATGTACAACAAGATGCTGCTCAATCGTATAAAACCATATCTCGAGAAAATCTTTCGAACAAACCAAAATGGTTTCAGAGAAGGCAGATCCACAATAGGTCAAATATTAACTCTAAGAAAAGTAATTGAAGAAGTCCAAATTAATAACATCCCTGCAGTCCTTGCTTTTATCCATCAGCAGagaaaaattatttcaaatactggCATCTATGGCATTCCTCAAACCCTTGGAGCCATGAAATCAGCATATGTAAACACCACAGCACAAGTAATAACTGAAGATGACAATACTGACTTCTTTAACATCGAAGCAGGTGTATTGCAAGGTGACACTCTAGCTCCATATCTTTTTATAATTATGGTAGACTATATAATGCGAAAATCTACCAACGGAGCAGAGAATCTTGGTTTAACCCTAAGAAAAGACACAGACTTTGCAGATGACATAGCACTCCTCTCAGACACCACTGATGATGCACAAAACCTACTCACATTAGTAGTTGAGGCAGCCGAAAATGTTGGTTTAAACATAAATGAAGACACGGCagaatatatgacatataacatCAAAAGCAGCACTAAACTAGAAGCAAAcggaaaaccattaaaaaaagtaaattactTTAAATATCTTGGCTCATGGGTAGACAGTTCCCCCAgagatatgaaaataagaaaaacaagcatGGACGGCAATACATAA